One window from the genome of Prinia subflava isolate CZ2003 ecotype Zambia chromosome 2, Cam_Psub_1.2, whole genome shotgun sequence encodes:
- the MTFR2 gene encoding mitochondrial fission regulator 2 isoform X1, producing the protein MALLLLQLLRRLLRYLGWPHHQAVFFETHMSGNSISHTLGTYLPSAVSSGRHLQQLYAVIRKYQAKVVSVCQKKDYGSTRSVVRRLGTILALEPYPRPCFQFVQDSNPLGYDEQSAAPAPVAPSLADVLWVANDEGQACTRLRTEVRSKEKSTAPPDPYPCLDSIQSIPKNSAQKDGVDQAALQKISALEEELTFLRAQIAAIVSVQTLGSVPSQACKTLSTPDGFYPLPAMTSAPLSVSHNRCVIPSPPPLPSGAPSGVDACNSALELIKQRRAARNSDSTAADSTDHQRTKSVPSMMDVLKDLNKVQLRAVERSPGGTPLSRPKKMQSSDWDPVALLTHALKQKFAHKNDEEDDSLDKENNSFDSSPFSSPEVPVVGHCSLKPNAKPSLTRTGGVKQVPAWKARAHI; encoded by the exons atggcgctgctgctgctgcagctgctccggCGGCTGCTGCGCTACCTCGGCTGGCCGCACCACCAG GCCGTGTTTTTTGAAACTCACATGTCTGGCAACAGTATCAGTCATACTCTGGGAACATACCTTCCTTCAGCGGTCTCATCAGGAAGGCATTTGCAGCAGTTATATGCTGTCATAAGGAAGTATCAGGCCAAG gTCGTATCTGTTTGCCAAAAAAAGGACTATGGATCTACTCGAAGTGTTGTCCGTAGGCTTGGGACAATTCTTGCCTTGGAGCCCTATCCCAGACCTTGTTTTCAG tttgtTCAAGACTCAAATCCGTTGGGTTATGATGAACAaagtgcagctccagctcctgtggctccaTCGCTTGCTGATGTGCTGTGGGTGGCAAATGATGAAGGACAAGCATGTACTAGACTTAG gACTGAAGTGAGGAGTAAAGAGAAAAGTACAGCTCCTCCTGATCCATATCCATGTCTGGATTCAATACAGAGCATTCCAAAAAACAGTGCTCAAAAAGATGGTGTTGAtcaagcagcactgcagaaaatttCTGCGCTTGAAGAGGAGCTGACCTTTCTTCGTGCTCAGATTGCTGCAATTGTTTCAGTGCAGACCTTGGGAAGCGTTCCCTCAC AAGCCTGTAAAACACTCAGCACTCCAGATGGATTTTACCCACTGCCAGCCATGACTTCTGCGCCACTGTCCGTCTCTCACAATCGCTGTGTAATTCCCTCGCCTCCTCCACTTCCTTCTGGTGCACCATCTGGTGTTGATGCTTGTAATTCTGCACTGGAACTTATCAAACAACGCCGAGCTGCAAGAAACAGTGATTCAACTGCAGCTGACAGTACTGATCACCAGAGGACAAAGAGCGTTCCCAGTATGATGGATGTTTTGAAAGACCTAAACAAAGTTCAATTGCGAGCTGTTGAGAG GTCTCCTGGAGGTACTCCTCTTTCTAGACCCAAAAAGATGCAAAGTTCAGATTGGGATCCGGTTGCTCTTCTAACTCACGCTCTAAAGCAGAAATTTGCACATAAAAATGATGAAGAAGACGATTCCCtggacaaagaaaataattcttttgaTAGCTCTCCATTTTCTAGTCCTGAGGTGCCAGTG GTTGGACACTGCAGTCTGAAGCCAAATGCAAAACCCAGCCTTACAAGAACTGGTGGAGTTAAGCAGGTCCCAGCATGGAAAGCAAGAGCTCATATTTAG
- the MTFR2 gene encoding mitochondrial fission regulator 2 isoform X2, translating to MALLLLQLLRRLLRYLGWPHHQAVFFETHMSGNSISHTLGTYLPSAVSSGRHLQQLYAVIRKYQAKVVSVCQKKDYGSTRSVVRRLGTILALEPYPRPCFQFVQDSNPLGYDEQSAAPAPVAPSLADVLWVANDEGQACTRLRTEVRSKEKSTAPPDPYPCLDSIQSIPKNSAQKDGVDQAALQKISALEEELTFLRAQIAAIVSVQTLGSVPSQACKTLSTPDGFYPLPAMTSAPLSVSHNRCVIPSPPPLPSGAPSGVDACNSALELIKQRRAARNSDSTAADSTDHQRTKSVPSMMDVLKDLNKVQLRAVERSPGGTPLSRPKKMQSSDWDPVALLTHALKQKFAHKNDEEDDSLDKENNSFDSSPFSSPEVGHCSLKPNAKPSLTRTGGVKQVPAWKARAHI from the exons atggcgctgctgctgctgcagctgctccggCGGCTGCTGCGCTACCTCGGCTGGCCGCACCACCAG GCCGTGTTTTTTGAAACTCACATGTCTGGCAACAGTATCAGTCATACTCTGGGAACATACCTTCCTTCAGCGGTCTCATCAGGAAGGCATTTGCAGCAGTTATATGCTGTCATAAGGAAGTATCAGGCCAAG gTCGTATCTGTTTGCCAAAAAAAGGACTATGGATCTACTCGAAGTGTTGTCCGTAGGCTTGGGACAATTCTTGCCTTGGAGCCCTATCCCAGACCTTGTTTTCAG tttgtTCAAGACTCAAATCCGTTGGGTTATGATGAACAaagtgcagctccagctcctgtggctccaTCGCTTGCTGATGTGCTGTGGGTGGCAAATGATGAAGGACAAGCATGTACTAGACTTAG gACTGAAGTGAGGAGTAAAGAGAAAAGTACAGCTCCTCCTGATCCATATCCATGTCTGGATTCAATACAGAGCATTCCAAAAAACAGTGCTCAAAAAGATGGTGTTGAtcaagcagcactgcagaaaatttCTGCGCTTGAAGAGGAGCTGACCTTTCTTCGTGCTCAGATTGCTGCAATTGTTTCAGTGCAGACCTTGGGAAGCGTTCCCTCAC AAGCCTGTAAAACACTCAGCACTCCAGATGGATTTTACCCACTGCCAGCCATGACTTCTGCGCCACTGTCCGTCTCTCACAATCGCTGTGTAATTCCCTCGCCTCCTCCACTTCCTTCTGGTGCACCATCTGGTGTTGATGCTTGTAATTCTGCACTGGAACTTATCAAACAACGCCGAGCTGCAAGAAACAGTGATTCAACTGCAGCTGACAGTACTGATCACCAGAGGACAAAGAGCGTTCCCAGTATGATGGATGTTTTGAAAGACCTAAACAAAGTTCAATTGCGAGCTGTTGAGAG GTCTCCTGGAGGTACTCCTCTTTCTAGACCCAAAAAGATGCAAAGTTCAGATTGGGATCCGGTTGCTCTTCTAACTCACGCTCTAAAGCAGAAATTTGCACATAAAAATGATGAAGAAGACGATTCCCtggacaaagaaaataattcttttgaTAGCTCTCCATTTTCTAGTCCTGAG GTTGGACACTGCAGTCTGAAGCCAAATGCAAAACCCAGCCTTACAAGAACTGGTGGAGTTAAGCAGGTCCCAGCATGGAAAGCAAGAGCTCATATTTAG